From Actinomyces sp. oral taxon 171 str. F0337, one genomic window encodes:
- a CDS encoding tetratricopeptide repeat protein, producing the protein MTTRHPSISPTRIRFGSRPAIAAGFVKRQGQDELFEAVFARSQPHTVLTGMRGSGKTQLAAAVAARCEERGWPLVAWIHAASRKELLAGLYELALRIGIDAPKNIPLEVIVQRLLDQMRSAEAADRLFVFDNVENPDDLRDLIPEGTGVRALITTTHHLDWDGPGWLRLTVGAFEREQSITLLCEHTGDTHREAADRIAEVLGDVPLAITQAAATAQQGGYASSGYLDRLSRHPLESRISRLEGDDYPDAVGIALLMAYEQALEQLRTTHPQQERIAVSLLGALSLLAASGVPTHWLLALDGDSDTVRDTLSVLNSASVIQESSNGDKTFIHWLQGHAYRETYLNDQKKLGEARTCAASVLSGIDVDRLEDGEQRRDETHHLIEQFLSVTSQEYSHSLFSEPQVSSKLAETLHYATSLGMSQLALGLTDSVTRACDVLGPHHPDTLTSRNSLAGSYRDAGRLDKAIALYEQILEDSIRVLGLDHPRTLTSRFDLAGAYRASGRLEEAIALYEQVFSGRSRVLVPDDRSTLTARDHLADTYWEAGRLDEAITLKKQILADAMRIMGADSPGASAARSNLAATYRDAGRLDEAIPLYKENLEEFTRLAGPHHPETLVSRHRLAGAYRDAGRLDEAIALYQQNLTDFTRLVGPDHPETLASRGTLAGAYRDADRLDEAIPLFEQNLDDVARTLGLDHPETLASRHSLAGAYREAGRLDEAIPLFEQNLTDFIRILGPDRPDTFTSRSTLAGAYQAAGRLDDAIPLFEQNLEDRTRTLGPAHPVTLTSRGNLAGAYRAAGRFEDAEKLFGTP; encoded by the coding sequence ATGACCACACGCCACCCATCCATTTCTCCCACGCGTATTCGCTTCGGAAGTCGTCCCGCAATCGCCGCAGGTTTCGTCAAGCGGCAAGGGCAGGATGAGCTCTTCGAGGCCGTCTTCGCTCGCTCCCAGCCTCATACAGTTCTGACGGGGATGCGAGGAAGCGGCAAGACTCAGTTGGCCGCTGCGGTTGCGGCCAGGTGCGAGGAGAGGGGCTGGCCCCTGGTTGCGTGGATTCATGCAGCCTCACGCAAGGAGCTCCTTGCCGGTCTCTACGAGCTCGCACTGCGGATCGGTATCGATGCGCCGAAGAACATCCCTCTGGAGGTCATTGTTCAGCGCCTCCTGGATCAGATGCGCTCAGCAGAGGCAGCGGACCGTCTCTTCGTCTTCGACAACGTGGAGAACCCCGACGACCTGCGAGACCTCATCCCCGAGGGCACTGGAGTCCGGGCCCTCATCACCACCACGCACCACCTTGACTGGGACGGCCCGGGGTGGCTGCGGTTGACGGTTGGCGCCTTCGAACGGGAGCAGTCGATCACCCTCCTGTGCGAGCACACCGGTGACACTCACCGCGAAGCAGCTGACCGGATCGCGGAGGTGCTCGGCGACGTGCCCCTCGCCATCACCCAAGCCGCAGCGACAGCACAACAGGGTGGATACGCCTCATCCGGCTACCTTGACAGACTGAGTCGTCACCCGCTCGAGTCACGCATCAGTCGCCTCGAGGGCGACGACTACCCGGACGCCGTCGGCATCGCACTGCTCATGGCCTATGAACAGGCCCTGGAGCAGCTCAGAACCACGCACCCTCAGCAGGAGAGGATCGCCGTATCGCTCCTCGGCGCGCTGTCCCTCCTGGCTGCTTCCGGAGTGCCGACTCACTGGCTCTTGGCGCTCGACGGCGACTCCGATACAGTACGCGACACTCTGTCTGTTCTGAATAGTGCTTCCGTCATCCAAGAATCCAGCAACGGCGACAAGACCTTCATTCACTGGCTCCAGGGACACGCGTACCGGGAAACCTACCTGAATGACCAGAAGAAGCTCGGTGAGGCGCGTACGTGCGCCGCATCAGTTCTCAGCGGGATTGACGTAGACCGCCTAGAGGATGGTGAACAGCGGCGAGACGAGACCCACCATCTCATCGAGCAGTTTCTCTCAGTCACATCACAGGAATACTCTCATTCACTGTTTTCTGAGCCACAGGTGTCTTCAAAGCTCGCCGAGACACTGCACTACGCGACCAGCCTTGGGATGTCGCAGCTGGCCCTTGGCCTCACTGACTCCGTGACCCGGGCCTGCGACGTCTTGGGCCCCCACCACCCCGACACCCTCACCTCACGCAACAGTCTCGCCGGCTCCTACCGGGATGCGGGCAGGCTCGACAAAGCCATCGCCCTGTACGAGCAGATCCTCGAGGACTCCATCCGCGTCCTGGGTCTCGACCATCCCCGCACCCTGACCTCACGTTTCGACCTCGCCGGCGCCTACAGAGCGAGCGGCAGGCTCGAGGAGGCCATCGCCCTGTACGAGCAGGTTTTCAGCGGCCGCAGCCGCGTCCTGGTCCCCGATGACCGCAGCACCCTCACCGCGCGTGACCATCTCGCCGACACCTACTGGGAAGCGGGCAGACTCGACGAGGCCATCACCCTGAAAAAGCAGATCCTCGCAGACGCCATGCGCATCATGGGTGCCGACAGCCCCGGCGCTTCGGCCGCACGTAGTAACCTCGCCGCTACCTACCGGGATGCGGGCAGGCTCGACGAGGCCATCCCCCTGTACAAGGAGAACCTCGAGGAATTCACCCGGCTCGCGGGCCCCCATCACCCTGAAACTTTGGTCTCACGCCACCGCCTCGCTGGCGCCTACCGGGACGCGGGCAGACTTGACGAGGCCATCGCCCTGTATCAGCAGAACCTCACCGACTTCACCCGCCTTGTGGGTCCCGACCACCCTGAAACCTTGGCCTCGCGCGGCACGCTCGCCGGCGCCTACCGGGATGCGGACAGGCTCGACGAAGCCATCCCCCTGTTCGAGCAGAACCTCGACGACGTCGCCCGCACGCTGGGCCTCGACCATCCTGAAACCTTGGCCTCACGCCACAGCCTCGCCGGCGCCTACCGGGAAGCGGGCAGGCTCGACGAGGCCATCCCCCTGTTCGAGCAGAACCTCACCGACTTCATCCGCATCCTGGGTCCCGACCGCCCCGACACCTTCACCTCACGTAGCACGCTCGCCGGCGCCTACCAGGCAGCCGGCAGGCTCGACGACGCCATCCCCCTCTTCGAGCAGAACCTCGAGGACCGCACCCGCACCCTGGGACCCGCTCACCCTGTCACTCTCACCTCGCGCGGCAACCTCGCCGGCGCCTATCGCGCCGCGGGAAGATTTGAGGATGCGGAGAAGCTCTTCGGGACGCCGTGA